tagccagtgacaggggcggctcctggtacaggcgacatacgagactgatttatcatgaggtgaaacatgcaaacaatacattaacgtcacaccatcagcctctaaccccggggacgcaccggaggtagaagcgctgcgaaaagcggtctGCCTCCTTTCCTAGCCAATGTTTAATACTTCGGCTGTTCGCACcagcagcgtagtgccgggaagaaccgggaagcaccgcggccacacacacataagcacctAATCTCCTTTGGGGGGGTGGCGGTTACAGGCTTGCGTAgttcagtcacctgtgaagtcCAGCATCATGTTCCCCTGAACAAGCGGAgaaatgttgatgatgatgaaaaataaaatataaaaaatatatatataattaaataaaaaaaatgtaattaaattaaatttgaattagaATTTTAAAAACTGCGcacgcacatcctgcgcagaagtccaTCGCGCACGTCCTGCACAGAACCgaactgcgcacatcctgcgcagaagcgaACTGCGCAGTAACTGCGCGcgcattttttccccctgtttttatatttaattaattcaaatttacatagtgtaatatattttgcaattaatatgAAAAATCCTGCTAATTTTAAGAGTTCAGTATTTTGCCAGCTAGAAGATGGGAAAAAGTGGGTTTCATAGCCGGGTCTCTCTTGTTGGAGAGTGGACGCCCTGCCGACTAGGCCACACCACCTGATGATTGCCACAAGAAATTAAGCAGAAAAATAACATTGACAAATTATAACTAAAGCTTCAGAggaaatattttctactttactacatatttttgacagccttacttaaaatgtacttttatatttttggcatttagatactggatgatttaacaaactttaaaaacctattgttaaagaataacccagtacttttccaaccttgtcttcagACGCCTTACAAGACTCActgtctgctgtgatgtcctgaggctgacccctgctggctgctgggttcctctgctgctctagcttggtttgtgcagcttgtgattaaccgAAGTTgttcataaaagaaaatctttaatatccttcaagggcaatttgatgtacaaccagcaatcatcaATTGATGAAAGAGAGTCATTGTTATTCTTAactattgatgaatgaagaaaaaattgggctccagcagaagagcacttttctcatccaaggcaaaagggccagtgcttgagcacctcTAGGGGCTAATCTGTCCACGTGCCTGGTgaagatccaaatacaaatctggatcttgCGAACATAAATGTGGTTTTAGGGGACGGTTGAGCCTTGGTGGATGTATAcacactctactgagtgccattctggtctctaatttgttttttagtttttaacatTTAGTTGCCCTAACCCTAATCATTAAATGCAAACTCAGACCTACGCTTgagcatctttaaaaaaacatttttagtttattttcagGCGCGTTTGTAAAGGTGAACGTCTGCATTTACTGATGTTTTATAGGCTGTTAGACCTGCTCCCAGCTGATAAGGATCAAATTAGTGACATTATCGACACTGAACAAAACTTTGACCGATCAAACATTATTTTTCCAGAGCTGACAACAGATTTTATGGCTTTATTCATCATGTTAatacatatttcacatttgcaaaacaatacagaAATATATGCAATTTACACAACACTTTCATGCTAACTTTATTTCCGTATTCAGCTTGGTATACTTTGAAAATGTATGATGTAAAGAATTTTGCCTGAcccatttcaaaacaaaaagtgcccactcaaaaacaaaaccacagcaCTGCACAGATATTAAACAACATAGCACGAcactttttctttgtcttgaaGAAATCAACCCCATCATCCACAACGGCAAATTATCAGTAAATCTGATTTGCTTAATTGCTGTTTAACACTTCTCTAATCCAGTCGCCGAAGGAGGATACACTTGTGTAGACATCAGGGGTCTTGGGGTCTCCGCATCGCCTGCCAGAGAAGGACACCAcgcctgctgcagctccatcacACACCAGAGGGCCACCTGAATCCCCCTTGAAGAGAAAAGATACATAACATTAGGTGTGTTTAAAAATGCTCAATTCAAAAATCTTGCTCAATGTCCAGCTCGTTTACTCTCTCACCGAGCAGAAGCCTTGAAAACCTCTCGCTCCTACACCGCAAACCATGGATCTAGTGACGGGAACCGATCCCCATCTCCTACGACATGTCCGCCGTGACAGCGTGGTTACGTTGACTTCCTGAAGCGTGTTGGGTTTGCTTCTGTCATCTGCTATGTCCCCCCAGCCGGTTGTGAGGCAACGACTTCCTGTCGCCACCCTGCTCGTTTTCAGAGAGATCAACTGCACTGCTACAGTCAGTTGTGCACTGCCATTGAGCTGAGATGAGAGGATTGATGAAtgagaaatacagaaaatatatcAGGTTAGAAGGATTTTGTGCAAGCTAGAGACaattatgaaaatgtgaaagtGCAGTAGACAACTTTTGAAACTGTCCTCACCTTCAGGAGCATGATGTCATTTTCATGCCCATCATACCCAGGATGGGGAATGGATCTGACAGTCCTGAATTCCTGCATTGTACTCTCATTAGCTGACAGGGAATTGACGCCGAGCACGACTGTGTAAGGTCTAGAAATCACAATTTAATGAAGACCAGAAATTAGATATGATGTCATGgctgcaaatacacagagaTCATTTTCCACATTGGTCTGTGTTTAGAGGTTTGATGCTGAGAATTAACACTGACTAACTAGATTAACTTTGAGCTTCAGATGGTTATTTTGTATCATTTATTAAACCTTTCTCAGAGGTTATTGAGGACAACTCCTGGTCATGTGTGATGAAATGTAGATATAAGGTTCAAAGTCCTTAACTTGTCCTTTACTTCTATAAAAAGAATATTTTTGGAGTCTGCATCAGTGGACATGTTGAGATATTCTAACGTTGGGTTAGAAGACCAGAGATAAAGATTAGGGCTTGGTCTACTGTGTTTTATCTAATCTTGCCTCAGATATTTGACACACGTGTTCTTTCAGAAGGCATCTGTTAAGGTTATTGTTCCTGTTGTAAGAAGAAAGTTTTTGAGCTTACCCACGAATCTTACAATGAGCTGCCGTGAGCACAAAGTTTTCTTTCACCAGCGCTCCTCCACAGTTATGGCGACCACGGACTTGCAGCGAAGCCATGTAGGGCCGAGAGTGGGGGGCGGAATCTCGACCGCCAACAATATGAGAACCatcagctcctgaaacacaaaagGCATCATTATTCAATTATCATAATCCAACCATCATATGTAGCTTTTCAATAGTCTTTTACCGTATACAGAAACCAGAAAGAAAAATGGCTGCTTGTATGATTTTCGATTTATCACTGAGAAGGTTTAGCTCACCATTTAGGACAAAGACCAGCAGGAGTAGGAACCTGACAGCCATGGTCCCTGCTCTGATCTGCCTTCCACTCTTTGTTTTGTAGGTTTTTTGGAGAAGAAAAGCTCTTGCTTAATTTGTGGTCTTTATTGCTTCAGTGAAGGTGCTAACATGCTTTTTGTGAAGCTGTGACAAAAGAAATGGGTTCATTTTCCAAACAGGGTTTCATAATTTATGCACAGGACAGTTGTGGTTAATGTTTCAACAGCTTTAGTGGCTCATGATTGTAATTCACGTTTGCtaaatttattttcttatcatGATCAGGATTAATatataatttgaaataaaaaaatccttgtTCCACCCTCTGATCTAGATATTCACCAAAATATAGGGGGTTCTTTCTTGGGTCATGCCCTACCGGTAGAAAACAGTTAAGTAGTTAAACAACATTGAAAACCATTTTGGAGTTTTTTGATTTGAGACcaactttatatttgttttattaatttaattgcCAACCAAAACTCATCCCATTAGATGATCCTAAAAGCCAAGTGGCCTTAATCGCCTGAGAAAGCACAGAGTTGTTCCTCCTCTCAGTCCCTATTACTTCTATGGCTGAGCCATTTAGGAAATTCAAGTTGAGCCTGCATATTAGTGTGGAGCGGATGGTAGCACCTGGAGCTCCTCCACATCTGCCATCAAATCATGTTAAGCTTCGTTCAAACTATCTTGTGCAAAACACTGTTATTATCAACAGTAACTTTTATAACCATCATTTACTACAATATGCTAGAgcggaaaaaaataacatgataTCTACTGTAATAGTTTTGGACTAATGAAGTATTGcaactttttaaaatgatagaagaatcagaatcagaagtattttattgccaagtaggtttacacctacaaggaatttgctctggttattggtgcatacaatgaacatagaaacataaaacacaataaatacaacatacataggaaaagcaataaaaaatagaaaaccagtatatatttactcactgtttacttcttatttactcacttttttccaatatttagggttagggttagtaaaaagtaaaaagtgaaatgcaaaatgcaaaatatagaatattttattgtaaatctTTACTGCAACAATTGCTGACAGTGATGAATTGATGTCATACTCTTCTTCAGCAAAGATCAACAGTTAAGATGATTGAAAAATGATCAGAAAAATGTGGACTTTGTTATTGCTTAATTAATGACAGTTACATCAGTTTCCTCTTTTTACAATACTTGTAGAAACAGTTCTGAAGAAAGAATGTGGTTTTGAGTCATGCAACATACCACAGCCTGAAACTGAACTCATCTGTTGAGAACAGAGAGTACATCTTTAATATATTCACCAGAACTGTATTAAACTTTGATGAATGTTCTTGTTGAATATGATGTGAATCAGGAAAGAAAAGCATTTTAACGCTGTTGAATTTGTATTCGGCTCAAATAAAGACAGGAAAaactttcaaatgttttattgccTTGTGATATGAAGAATGTTATCATAGgaaacaaattaagaaaacgtTTTATGGTATTTTGTAACAAACACTGAAAGAGTGACTTGGACCCCAAAACATTTCCCCTCGGGGAACATTAATTAATCAtaagaaaattaattaattaatcaaaaaaaaacatacaagcacgtacactcctgatcaaaatctttagaccaaaaaagatgaaaaattgcatgaatttgcattttgcacttttggatcttaggaaggttctaagtagagcttcaaaatgcaaaaagaagaaatgggaacaagagaccaaaagttgtgagcaggcaatttattgaaaacaattttactcaaataggctgttcagatgatcaaaagtttaagaccacagcctttaaagcCCAAATCTGTGCAataatttggattccatgtcatttcctgtcaagtaatcacactgtaaagatctcttgatggcaaaggcaaaaaagctcacagtctttgaacgtggtaggattgttgaactgcataaaaaaggcctctcacaacatgccatcgctgctgaggttgggagcagtaagacagtcattttgcatttcttaaaagatcctcagggttatggaacaaaaaaatcaagtggtagacccaaaaaaatctcaccgacgctgagccggaggatccgaatggctgtccgtcaagacatgggacgatcctcgtcccaaattaaggccattactggtgctgactgcaatccaataaccatcagacggcatctgcgaaggaagggcttcaaaaacaagaaacatcttcaaagcctgggtctccttcaacgccacaaaattgcccgtttagactttgcaagggagcaccaaacatgggacattcaaaggtggaagaaagttttattctctgacgagaacaATTTAACCTTGATcatcctgatggcttccaacgttactggcatgacaaggagatgccacctgagatgttttctacgcggcacagtggagggggcgccatcatgatctggggtgctttttccttcaatggaacaatggagctccaggttgtgcagtggcgtcaaacagcagctggctatgtggagatgttgcagcgggcatccctcatgactgagggccctcgtctgtgtggtaacgactgggtttttcagcaggacaacgctccaattcacaatgccagtctgaccaagacttttttccaggagaataacatcactcttttggaccatcatgcgtgttcccctgatcttaatccaattgagaacatttggggatggatggcaagggaagtttacaaaaatggacttcagttccagacagtggatgccc
The nucleotide sequence above comes from Platichthys flesus chromosome 9, fPlaFle2.1, whole genome shotgun sequence. Encoded proteins:
- the LOC133960304 gene encoding serine protease 57-like codes for the protein MAVRFLLLLVFVLNGADGSHIVGGRDSAPHSRPYMASLQVRGRHNCGGALVKENFVLTAAHCKIRGPYTVVLGVNSLSANESTMQEFRTVRSIPHPGYDGHENDIMLLKLNGSAQLTVAVQLISLKTSRVATGSRCLTTGWGDIADDRSKPNTLQEVNVTTLSRRTCRRRWGSVPVTRSMVCGVGARGFQGFCSGDSGGPLVCDGAAAGVVSFSGRRCGDPKTPDVYTSVSSFGDWIREVLNSN